The genomic DNA TTATTTATGAAAAGTTATTATTGATGAAGtgatcaaattattttaataatgttaaaTTATTAGCAACTGCATTAATTCcatgatattattataaaattcaggCAATATCGGCCAAAGAACACATTTTAATACAAGTGATAAATCACCAATTATCGTATTACACAATATATAGAACATTCTTAgctatgatatttaaaaatgtgcatatatgaatacatatatatttataatatatacatatttatttaagcaCATACTCATATTGTACAAATGGTTGACgaaataaaattcacattttattgttaattgtcTTACCAGAATTTGCGTGACACgttcaaaaattgaaattaaaaagaacCAAGACACTTGTATCCACCAGCATAATATACATTAATATTCATGtacttgtatatatgtttgaGGCTAAGTGCATGGAACCATTGCAATTcacattattgttttttttttactattcaaaatttgtattttacatacatacaaattttattcgtatatataaTTAGTTGCATTAAAGCTTCTAAAACAATCCTATTGCTGCAATCTATTTAATGATTAGACCTAAATTTATGAGATCTGTGATGATGCCTCAACatacttaaaaatatgaatttatgtaattaaaaattgacctaaaatattattttgtaaaaataaaagaaatcaaACACGCATACAAGATAAATGAAAGGATGCATAACTAATATAGTTTTTATCACTTTCAAAAATATCATATGCATGAAAAattcattaatataattaaatctaATGAAACGGGGAAAAAATTATACTAATCGAAACTACTACTATGAATAGATAAATATCGATAAAGTCTATAAAGTCTCTGATCcacttaataattaaatatgaacaaatataaacatttcaaatattaaataatataatacacataatttaagaaataaattcattaatattttcaacTATACACTcattaaaagaaaatacaataattacaaaatcattcaataaaataaactctAATTATAATGATCTCAATTTAAATACATCACCTAATAATTAAATCTAAGAATCATCATTAATCTAAAAAACGTATATTACAAATGTCGTGGAATCACCCAATtagaaatcaaaattaaatttaatataattttaacaaaaagttttttatatcaCATCAAATAATTGATTGAATACCactaaacaattaattattgcTGAGTGTTGATTCTACAATAAAAATGGAAGATAGTATCTAAAATTAAGAATTTTCTATCGATGTTGCAGAATGTGTTACAAAGGCATCGAATGTACGCATTAAATCTTCAAGATGATATTCTTCAAGACAGACGAAACCCGACAATGTGGGTGAACTTCGCCGAGCACAACTGAGACAATGTACAACGTGACGTTTTTCCTGTTCTCGGATCAGCAAGACATTCCAAACCTCTTGTTCACACTGTCCACAATAATGGGACGCTTCATTCTTTGCCCGACCATGAAAACGAACTTCTATTTCACGAGATTTTACAAACTCTAAGCTACACACCGTTTGACGTAATGTTTGTAGTAAACAAgttctgaaataaaataaaagtatatgtaaaaatatatacaaaaatcaaaaagctttataaaaagtattataCTTACTTAATTAATTTGAACATATGTTTGTCGGCCACTTTTATATTCCTCGCAAGATTCCATGACAAATGCACCATGGGTACAATTGATTTAAATGCTTGCAATTTATTCCACTCATATCGCTCTAAAGCGAGAGAATATTGTCTAGCTGTCAAAGGACCAACGTTCCATGCTATATTATTACACCATCCAATTGCTTGAACCCAATGAACACAtcctataaaaaaattgaattattttatgttaCGTTTCGCACTATTTCGAAAGTCTAAGtttcaaatcaattttatcGTATGCAATGTTTAGATGTTATAATTGTATGCAATTGAGCTCAAATACTAACCAGCATTGACCCAAACAAGATCACCGGGACGTTGTGTAAAGCGGTATACTGGTATGTTTGCTGCTTGTAAGTCATCTAAAGCTGGCCACCAAGAACCATGAAGATAACTCAAACTGTTTTGTTCACAAAGAGCTTGTACGCCACCCCAATATGCATCAGGTACACCAAACCATTCACATTCTCCAGGACCAATGTTAATGTTTATCGAACAAAAGTTATTATTTTCTTGATGACCTGGAGTTCGAGAACCTGGCACCTGGAAAAAATAgttacacattaaaaaaaaaacgaaagtaAGAAATAGTGTGGAACAATaatactttaattaaaaaataaaagacctTAAATACAGTCGTGATTTACCTTCATGTACAATTGGACAGTGTTCATCCCCAAGATTACATGTCCAACATGAGACAACATGTTAGCTGCTGAAACAACGCGTGTAAAGGCGGGTAGTTTCATCAGTTCTTGCAATTGTGGGCGCCATTTTCGTTCATCAGAAAGATCCACATTGGTTCCAAATCTATATAAGTTTAGGTATTATAATTATTCGCAAGATATacacatactatatacatatattaaaaaaaagaaagcaaCCTTAGCATTTTATTTCCATTGTATTTGTTTACGCCTTTCTTCTTTTTGCCATTGGGACCTGTAGAATCTTTAGAATCAGAATCACTCATATTGCTAGTAACACCACCAGCTGCTTTATCCCGTTCTTCCTGTAGTGCATATAGAAATTATGTAAGTTAAACAAGATATTATCAATCATTTCACACAGTTAATTTAACCAAAAACTGCACCTTCAAACTATCTTGAAAACTGCTAGCTTGATATTGCgcatatttatgtacagttGTATGCGACCGATGTGATACGCAGGCCCATACCCTTTTTTCTCCCTGTTGATCCCAGTTTTCATCAGCCGATTGATGTACCTGAGTTCTAACTTCTACCGTATGCTCAGGCCACGCTTCTACAAggttttttgttgaaaataatCCCAAatctataaattaaaatcacacatattagtatattttatataaattcatataaaaaaatggtatccagatttcatgcaaatattttttttatccacaatattaatctttaatttttatattgactgtactttttgaaatatatactgaaaccgttattcaaatatttggagcaATGATTTTTTGAAGCATACATAAATTAGTGTTTTTTaacataattaattgaaaactttctagctttattttattgacaaaacaataaatcatagcgtATAAATATACAACGAAATGGTTGTGGGATGAAATGtcttaaaactaaaaaaaaagtatttttaatacacacctaATTTTAAAGCACCAGCAATTCCTCGAATAACTGCTATTGGATGTTTAAGACAAAAATCTTGTAATTGGGGTGAAAAGGCATCTTTTTTAGATTCTAAATATACTGATGGAGTTGGAGGTGTTAATTGTTGAGGCGTTAAACGCGTTGGTGGACATAAAGGAGGAGCTGGAGGACCATGTCCATCACCCAAAATATTCCATGCGCCACATGCTACCAAAGAACTTTCcctgtaaataaaaaatgatcaaatatttgatataataaatgtaaattattaGTTAAAACTTAGTTTTAGTGGTTGTAGTGGTTTTTCAAAGGCATTCTcaattataaacaaataaaaaacatctcAATAATTAttcagttaaattggcaaacactgaCAAGAGATGGTATATCTggattttataattatacatattaaataaattatacatataattaacagcagtatgtacatatacttatgaTACTTAGTGGTAGGTTTGAGGTTCAACCAGTAAGTTACACTGtggttaatataataaataatagttattTTCCATACTTGCCAGCCTGCACTGCAATTTGTTTTGACGTCATGTTAATGTTATACTCTTGTAATTTAAGGGCATCTGGTTTCAAGGGTTCTAACTTAACCACTGGTTCTTTTCCTTTTGGTAACAGACTTAAGGAGGCCGCTGAAACAGATCTGTTTTCAGGTTTTTCCACTTTGATTTCTGGCTTAACATCAGCATTATTTGTTCCATCTGAAATTaataacataattttaataaaataaattataaaccaAATAAGATATAATTCCTCTATTATTTGCAACACATTGGTGTCTCTTGGTGGAATGATAAGGGAGAGAAGTGGAACTATCATAGTGTAGTGATGATCCAATCTGAGGTTAGGATGGATCttttagcatatatgtatgtacatcatcaaTAACATAAGAATTCATAAAACATATCactaatatatgaaatattagaattattagaatattgaatgaatattaaggatttaattttctataaaaatatatagtacatattcaaaAATGCCTGACAACTAACCTTGTAGGACTTCATGTTTGACTTTTGGCTCCTGAGAGAGATGCTTCAAAAGATCTTCAGCTATTGATTCGGTCAGAACAGTTTCACTTGTAACGTCTTGGACATTGGGCTTTACATCCTTTAACAAATGACGAAATTTAGACAattaagaaatttttaattttattttactctttattaatattaattacttaCAACATTTTGAGATATAGTAGATGGAGGTTGTAGCGGTTGTATTGATGGGGTTGGTGATGGATGCGTAGGTTGAGGTTGTTGTGAAGGTTGTTGTTGTTGAGGTTGCTGTCCTCTAAGTCGCGCTTGTTGCATTAATCGATATTGTCCAACCAACTGTTGTAAAAGCacctaaataaaattaatttattggcAATCAGATAAAACTATAATACGTATTTATAATTGTaacagaaaaaagaaaaataatttacttGTTGATTGGGTGTAAGATTTGGGGCATTTTGTTGCAAATGTTGCAACATTTGCATTTGTTGCGGAGTAAGATTTGGTGTTAGAGGCACGACAGGATTTGCTGGAACAGGACCAGAAATGTTTATGCCATCTCCCCTGGGTCGTTTTACTGGATAAGGCGGTGGTGCGCCAGCCCCGGActggagtaaaaaaaaaaaatatatacatatatatatatatatttgtatttacaaaattttagtggaataatattagaataaatttgtcaaattatAAAGTATAATTTCTAATTACTTGATGAGGTTTGGGATGTCTCGATGACATCTCGGCTGATATAGGAAGATTCCATGCCTCTTCAATAGAAGGGAGCTGTCTTCTTCTAAAATagaaatacaatttaatatcaCATGTTTacagtttatatttttaatataattagtttccaaataaataaaaagcaaatagCTTCCACCAACCAATTGAATAATCAAACCAAATAAcatcttttttaaattatccGTATACATTTACAATTGAATTAACTAACCTTTTTCATTCTATCAATTTAGACTTCAACACTGGGCAGCATAAAGATatgcaaatatattattaa from Arctopsyche grandis isolate Sample6627 chromosome 1, ASM5162203v2, whole genome shotgun sequence includes the following:
- the Utx gene encoding utx histone demethylase; amino-acid sequence: MTSAVWGSRAPLSAAPQRAPPPPVVPPPPPAPPTPPPPPPPPPPPHPDDISLSSQELQALSELDSRQFGFLKLKLPENAKKRAIILKAVKYLERMLIQVQSQKEEDKIKAEEELTAPVAENIEKNEDTASTKDIRIDPKTYCKLGHFHLLLEDYPKAMSAYQKFFKLEPDNWKDAAFMYGLGLCYYHFNSYQWSIKALQQVLYCWPSFSRAAEAHLRLGLMFKALDQWAPAIKHLQLALLESSDTTFTKLDVRFHIAHTYEIQGKSKTARDSYESILKESNLSVSLKADVCRQLGWLYQCVPALGERQHRERAAALCLQRSVGAEPASGQGLYLLGRCFAAQGKVHDAFIAYRNSVEKSEGNADTWCSIGVLYQQQNQPMDALQAYICAVQLDKCHSAAWTNLGILYESCLMARDAFACYLNGSPTQLGKSHRGGPVAQRINFLKGHLAQAPMPSITSKRRQLPSIEEAWNLPISAEMSSRHPKPHQSGAGAPPPYPVKRPRGDGINISGPVPANPVVPLTPNLTPQQMQMLQHLQQNAPNLTPNQQVLLQQLVGQYRLMQQARLRGQQPQQQQPSQQPQPTHPSPTPSIQPLQPPSTISQNVDVKPNVQDVTSETVLTESIAEDLLKHLSQEPKVKHEVLQDGTNNADVKPEIKVEKPENRSVSAASLSLLPKGKEPVVKLEPLKPDALKLQEYNINMTSKQIAVQAGKESSLVACGAWNILGDGHGPPAPPLCPPTRLTPQQLTPPTPSVYLESKKDAFSPQLQDFCLKHPIAVIRGIAGALKLDLGLFSTKNLVEAWPEHTVEVRTQVHQSADENWDQQGEKRVWACVSHRSHTTVHKYAQYQASSFQDSLKEERDKAAGGVTSNMSDSDSKDSTGPNGKKKKGVNKYNGNKMLRFGTNVDLSDERKWRPQLQELMKLPAFTRVVSAANMLSHVGHVILGMNTVQLYMKVPGSRTPGHQENNNFCSININIGPGECEWFGVPDAYWGGVQALCEQNSLSYLHGSWWPALDDLQAANIPVYRFTQRPGDLVWVNAGCVHWVQAIGWCNNIAWNVGPLTARQYSLALERYEWNKLQAFKSIVPMVHLSWNLARNIKVADKHMFKLIKTCLLQTLRQTVCSLEFVKSREIEVRFHGRAKNEASHYCGQCEQEVWNVLLIREQEKRHVVHCLSCARRSSPTLSGFVCLEEYHLEDLMRTFDAFVTHSATSIENS